In Gadus chalcogrammus isolate NIFS_2021 chromosome 23, NIFS_Gcha_1.0, whole genome shotgun sequence, a genomic segment contains:
- the LOC130376879 gene encoding fat storage-inducing transmembrane protein 1-like, with product MKAVSSSNGGSWPDVNLGKLYKVASEVALPARFLGRILNAGLVLFTNLLAAVVGSGPAGHFHLPLNALVLFGPLLSLWTSSYSIFANRNHFLYRKFLVSAWGWTFCVAGSFVVLLSYSARRSALLSLRHLARLALTGLLWWGTGRLVCLLEDAAGTCFQPVAAAAGGGSDLAGQPLLLLQEAQSKASCLRAGQVWRGYEVSQDTLTLCLCCLLLVEEMAAFGPHVLRAEAPTGPPAGAPLRILFLLCVFLLTLWLFLLLCLLAYFPQFPAQQLGGAIAYLGWRGLYQGWYRLKPSWFCPGPPGVGLD from the exons ATGAAGGCCGTTTCTTCATCAAATGGTGGCTCCTGGCCGGACGTCAACTTGGGTAAATTGTACAAAGTGGCCTCGGAAGTGGCGCTGCCTGCTAGGTTCCTGGGGAGGATACTGAACGCCGGCCTGGTGCTCTTCACCAACCTCCTGGCCGCGGTGGTGGGCAGCGGCCCGGCGGGTCACTTCCACCTGCCGCTCAACGCGCTGGTTCTGTTCGGCCCGCTGCTGAGCCTCTGGACGTCCAGCTACAGCATCTTCGCCAACAGGAACCACTTCCTCTACAG GAAGTTCCTGGTGTCGGCGTGGGGATGGACCTTCTGCGTGGCCGGCTCCTTCGTcgtcctcctctcctactcGGCGCGGCGCTCCGCCCTGCTGTCGCTGCGCCACCTAGCGCGTCTCGCCCTCACCGGGCTGCTCTGGTGGGGCACCGGGCGTCTGGTGTGCCTCCTGGAGGACGCCGCCGGGACCTGCTTCCAgcccgtggcggcggcggcgggcggggggAGCGACCTCGCCGGAcagcccctgctgctgctgcaggaggcCCAGAGCAAGGCGTCCTGCCTCCGAGCGGGCCAGGTGTGGCGCGGCTACGAAGTGTCCCAGGACACCCTCACGCTCTGCCTGTGCTgcctgctgctggtggaggagatggccgCGTTTGGCCCCCATGTCCTCAGGGCGGAGGCCCCGACGGGaccccccgccggagctccaCTCAGGatcctcttcctgctctgtgtgttcctgttgaCTCTCTggctgtttctgctgctgtgtcTGCTCGCATACTTTCCGCAGTTCCCTGCCCAGcagctagggggcgctatagcctatctggggtggagggggcttTACCAGGGTTGGTATCGCCTAAAGCCCAGCTGGTTCTGTCCCGGTCCGCCAGGAGTTGGACTGGACTGA